In one Planctomycetia bacterium genomic region, the following are encoded:
- the ccsA gene encoding cytochrome c biogenesis protein CcsA produces the protein MMNDSTWTTRRAITLVLIAGNSILLLAMAYKVIEPYWYGLAVQTQTSSETRLELPEYDYSSWASWPVLEEGRIKPLQTVAIETVRKITGRASLDGQKAMPIFMSWLFYVPQQKDKNKIDWDNYPIILCEDHELRAAIYGVDKDDPQHAEKVHSKRISPNDLHKSVPFQRLVVAVNRKRDVDPDHYKQSLEPLERKAESVSDRFGYYQLITGSMELRNKAATERENRRLLADPVHYVALDKVPNSSWFSMGELRYITTTMRAPMLSPQENANMAWWDIMSQRVSLLPRLYLSEEVRKSLESFQQALKENQIEPVIRDLEAVFQKRADSQVAASRKSALEQLDKMSEADFTKFAASMGQANLTKQEMKKKITEMMPPESETTVAKDRVALKNLKQSIQNIRKPFIVGDERHNQMYMAYLEIKHPDMYLAAIKSQPFPETQAKQVLAAYDAVGNAYRSGNGSEFQNATLAFQKTLTEVSREFTQGNYPGENTTQLELTLNRVEPFKWAWISMLAAVILFALSLRLDNRTLYFAGFAPLLISLGFQIFAYYGRVMISGRPPVSNMFETVVFVASMGAVFALMLECYYRNTIIILAGSIVATLGMILADQLPYSRGFDAKIDPLVPVLRSNYWLIIHVMTIVASYAAGALAWAIGNISLVLYWFNSDRRDLLKNLSNLCYSAIKVAVLLLGVGTLLGGIWAAESWGRFWGWDPKETWALIALVVYLLPLHARYIGWVKDFGMAIASVVCFSAIVMSWYGVNFILGAGLHSYGMGDGGPWTIFLIGSINLMWVLLVCLKRINREMSGQELAA, from the coding sequence ATGATGAACGATTCAACCTGGACAACACGTCGCGCGATCACTTTGGTGCTCATCGCCGGTAATAGCATTCTTCTCCTTGCCATGGCTTACAAGGTGATTGAGCCTTACTGGTATGGGCTGGCCGTTCAAACGCAGACGAGTTCCGAAACCCGGCTGGAATTGCCCGAGTACGACTATTCGAGTTGGGCATCTTGGCCGGTATTGGAAGAGGGACGCATCAAGCCGCTGCAGACCGTGGCCATCGAAACGGTACGCAAAATCACAGGCCGTGCCAGCCTGGATGGCCAGAAGGCCATGCCAATATTCATGTCCTGGCTCTTCTATGTGCCACAACAAAAAGACAAGAACAAAATCGATTGGGACAACTACCCGATCATTTTGTGTGAAGACCACGAGTTACGAGCAGCGATTTATGGCGTGGACAAAGATGATCCTCAACATGCCGAGAAAGTGCATTCCAAGAGAATTTCTCCGAATGACCTACACAAGTCCGTCCCCTTCCAGCGCTTGGTGGTTGCAGTGAATCGAAAGCGCGATGTTGACCCGGATCACTATAAGCAGAGTCTGGAACCTCTTGAACGCAAGGCAGAATCGGTATCTGACCGATTTGGCTACTACCAGCTCATTACCGGCTCCATGGAACTGCGGAACAAAGCAGCAACAGAACGGGAAAACCGAAGACTCCTGGCCGACCCGGTTCATTATGTTGCGCTGGATAAAGTTCCCAACTCATCCTGGTTCTCGATGGGTGAATTGCGTTACATCACCACGACCATGCGTGCTCCCATGTTGAGTCCCCAGGAAAATGCCAATATGGCGTGGTGGGACATTATGAGCCAACGAGTCAGCCTGCTGCCCAGACTTTATCTTTCAGAAGAAGTACGCAAATCGCTCGAATCATTCCAGCAGGCGCTTAAAGAGAATCAGATTGAGCCTGTCATTCGCGATTTGGAAGCTGTTTTTCAGAAACGTGCCGATTCACAGGTTGCTGCTTCCAGAAAATCAGCATTGGAACAACTCGATAAAATGTCCGAAGCAGACTTCACCAAATTCGCAGCCAGCATGGGCCAGGCAAACCTCACTAAACAGGAGATGAAAAAGAAGATCACCGAGATGATGCCGCCCGAAAGCGAAACAACCGTAGCCAAGGATCGCGTTGCGCTGAAGAATCTCAAACAATCCATCCAGAATATCCGCAAGCCTTTCATCGTTGGTGATGAGCGACACAACCAGATGTACATGGCATATCTGGAAATCAAGCATCCCGATATGTACCTGGCAGCAATCAAATCACAACCATTCCCTGAAACACAAGCCAAACAGGTGCTGGCTGCCTACGATGCCGTGGGCAATGCGTACCGCAGCGGGAATGGCAGCGAATTCCAGAATGCCACGCTGGCCTTCCAGAAAACTCTTACCGAAGTCAGCAGGGAATTTACCCAAGGCAATTATCCTGGTGAGAATACGACTCAACTGGAACTCACGTTGAATCGAGTCGAGCCTTTCAAGTGGGCTTGGATCTCCATGCTGGCAGCAGTCATACTTTTTGCACTGTCACTGCGACTGGATAACCGGACACTTTACTTTGCAGGCTTTGCACCACTGCTCATTTCTCTTGGCTTCCAGATATTCGCTTACTATGGTCGGGTGATGATTTCAGGCAGACCTCCGGTCAGCAACATGTTTGAAACGGTAGTGTTCGTCGCCAGCATGGGTGCGGTATTCGCATTGATGCTCGAATGTTATTACCGAAATACCATAATCATCCTCGCTGGTTCGATTGTCGCTACACTCGGGATGATCCTTGCTGATCAACTACCATATAGCCGTGGTTTCGATGCCAAGATTGACCCACTGGTACCCGTGCTCCGCAGCAATTACTGGTTGATCATCCATGTGATGACCATTGTGGCCAGCTATGCAGCAGGTGCGCTGGCCTGGGCGATTGGAAACATTTCTCTGGTGCTCTATTGGTTCAATTCCGATCGCCGCGATCTGCTGAAGAATCTTTCCAATCTTTGCTACTCAGCCATCAAGGTTGCAGTATTGCTCTTGGGTGTTGGTACGTTGCTGGGCGGTATCTGGGCTGCAGAATCCTGGGGGCGATTCTGGGGCTGGGATCCCAAGGAAACCTGGGCACTGATTGCACTGGTGGTTTATCTGTTGCCGTTGCATGCCCGTTACATCGGCTGGGTGAAAGACTTCGGCATGGCAATCGCCTCGGTTGTTTGCTTCTCTGCCATCGTCATGTCGTGGTATGGCGTTAACTTTATTTTGGGTGCCGGTCTACACAGTTATGGCATGGGTGATGGTGGCCCGTGGACGATATTCCTTATTGGCTCCATCAATCTGATGTGGGTACTGCTGGTTTGTTTAAAACGAATCAATAGAGAAATGTCAGGACAGGAACTGGCTGCATAA
- a CDS encoding cytochrome c biogenesis protein ResB, giving the protein MTSTAPRDVKKIDHSPANKPAIQTGATSKAPFWKMARTLGSLHLALTAGSVFTIAMIIGTCLESWYSDKIAQELVYYSWWFTALLGVLALCIFFAAMKKWPWKKHQTGFLITHVGLLTMLAGGVLNSFFGVDAMMRLVDSPFASEQLRIPQRSNEVSLSQQMILSLDRLRQEKTGKGEWENKQIDVKPGPLPWGSELGKSIKVPGLIGSMAWLANPFPRSISTALYDDLRLEVIAHLPHSRLETLEAAESKEFGFPALKLEINTKETMRVKPSWIALAMDQDRNLFPYLNTIRNNMLIEFHGKFHSALIDEFTKPVSNDQRGKQGQLVFAIGQEKIRVDVASNIGKTVPLGKSGWQLVLEKYVPRPNSQDVNESPDFPVVTGEVISPDGKKTKYQIAGRKVEYPGPLDHLSTPTPDLAEGLPAVFYHAPDVRFGYDGLATGRPHIKSLLQFMQTTDGKLYFRTFIEQDGKMLLEDSGEAPPSGVEQRIWDRHAGSFIITEHLPHAKPCVQRVVPITKRPGLLDEENPPALLCRVILTKKDLQNQTHAFSKERWIALGRQAHFAISGTLDNQTFNEPIKLTFGYQQMQLPFSIELTRAESQLDPGTTRAATYTSFVKVNDEKELSELYKFFGGQAYHGDNFMITMNEPLDHRGFKVYQSRFEQFGLDETTGKPMAGSVFTVGRDPGLWLKYLGTGMLGLGIATMYYMKAYFFKPKKRQTV; this is encoded by the coding sequence ATGACCTCAACCGCGCCGCGCGATGTCAAGAAAATTGACCATTCGCCGGCAAACAAGCCTGCCATCCAAACAGGGGCAACGTCGAAAGCACCGTTCTGGAAGATGGCACGTACACTTGGTTCGCTTCACCTTGCGCTGACAGCGGGAAGTGTTTTCACCATCGCCATGATTATTGGAACTTGCCTGGAATCATGGTACAGCGACAAAATCGCTCAGGAACTGGTCTATTATTCCTGGTGGTTTACCGCACTGCTGGGTGTGCTGGCTTTATGTATTTTCTTTGCTGCCATGAAGAAGTGGCCCTGGAAGAAGCATCAGACTGGTTTCCTGATCACCCATGTCGGTTTGTTAACCATGCTCGCTGGTGGCGTGCTCAACAGTTTTTTTGGCGTGGATGCCATGATGCGACTGGTCGATTCCCCTTTTGCTTCGGAACAGTTGCGTATTCCCCAACGATCCAATGAGGTTAGTCTCAGCCAGCAGATGATTCTTTCTCTGGATCGTTTAAGACAGGAAAAAACTGGTAAAGGTGAATGGGAGAACAAACAGATTGATGTAAAACCAGGACCGCTTCCCTGGGGATCGGAATTAGGGAAATCCATCAAGGTTCCCGGACTGATCGGTTCCATGGCCTGGCTCGCCAATCCTTTTCCTCGTTCCATCAGCACTGCTTTGTATGATGATTTACGACTGGAAGTCATAGCCCATCTTCCGCATAGCCGCCTGGAAACACTCGAAGCAGCGGAAAGCAAAGAGTTCGGTTTCCCAGCACTGAAACTCGAAATCAACACTAAAGAGACCATGCGGGTTAAACCTTCCTGGATCGCGCTGGCGATGGATCAGGACCGTAACCTGTTCCCGTATCTGAATACTATTCGCAACAACATGCTGATTGAATTTCATGGCAAATTTCATTCTGCTCTGATTGATGAATTCACCAAACCAGTCAGTAACGATCAGCGAGGGAAGCAGGGCCAACTGGTGTTCGCTATCGGCCAGGAAAAGATCCGCGTGGATGTTGCCAGCAACATTGGCAAAACAGTTCCACTTGGTAAATCAGGCTGGCAGCTTGTTCTGGAAAAATACGTTCCACGACCTAACAGCCAGGATGTCAATGAGTCTCCCGATTTTCCAGTGGTAACCGGGGAAGTCATTTCTCCCGACGGCAAGAAAACCAAGTACCAGATCGCTGGTCGCAAAGTGGAATATCCAGGCCCACTCGATCATCTCAGCACACCAACTCCAGACCTGGCAGAGGGGTTGCCTGCTGTTTTCTACCATGCACCTGATGTTCGTTTCGGGTACGACGGACTGGCGACGGGCAGACCGCACATTAAATCACTGCTGCAATTCATGCAGACCACGGATGGAAAACTTTATTTCAGAACCTTCATCGAGCAGGATGGCAAAATGTTGCTGGAAGATTCCGGCGAAGCGCCACCCAGTGGAGTAGAGCAACGTATCTGGGATCGCCATGCGGGCAGCTTTATTATCACCGAGCATCTGCCTCATGCGAAACCTTGCGTGCAGCGCGTGGTTCCTATAACGAAGCGACCTGGACTTCTGGATGAAGAAAATCCCCCTGCCTTACTCTGTCGTGTAATTCTGACGAAGAAAGACTTGCAGAATCAGACACATGCCTTTTCCAAAGAACGGTGGATCGCATTGGGCCGACAGGCTCATTTCGCCATTTCGGGCACACTTGATAACCAGACTTTCAACGAGCCAATCAAGCTGACTTTCGGGTATCAGCAGATGCAATTGCCATTTTCCATTGAATTAACACGGGCAGAATCGCAACTTGATCCCGGCACTACCCGCGCTGCCACCTATACCAGCTTCGTCAAAGTAAACGATGAAAAGGAACTCAGCGAACTCTATAAGTTCTTCGGCGGCCAGGCTTACCACGGCGACAACTTCATGATCACCATGAACGAACCGCTCGATCATCGTGGTTTCAAAGTATATCAATCTCGTTTTGAGCAGTTTGGCCTGGATGAAACGACTGGCAAACCCATGGCAGGTTCTGTATTTACGGTAGGTCGCGACCCGGGTCTCTGGCTGAAATATCTGGGAACGGGTATGCTGGGGCTGGGTATTGCAACCATGTATTACATGAAAGCTTACTTCTTCAAACCGAAAAAACGCCAAACGGTATAA
- a CDS encoding galactose mutarotase: protein MHRLPILLTGLLMMSVTTPIQAQGRATFQKVPFGKTSTGEAVDQCILTNKNGMVVKILTYGGIIQELHVPDREGKFADVCLGFSNLEGYLAGHPYFGCITGRVANRIAKGKFTLNGKEYSLEVNNGPNSLHGGKVGFDKKVWQFLSQVDGPDYQGIKLKYVSKDGEENYPGTLTTLVSYYLTDDNQLKIEYEATTDQATPLNLTNHSYFNLTGGKENVLGHKLRLNSSQYTPTDETMIPTGKVDDVAGTPLDFFSKEHTIGERIEQLYSTPAKGYDHNYLVHSAKYSAKQGQAVIEKQDEQIQSMSKRHQADLRFCASVVEPQSGRVMHVLTTEPGVQLYTGNFLDGKLTGKNGVVYQQHAGFCLETQHYPDSINKPQFPTTVLNPGETYRQTTIYAFSTSK, encoded by the coding sequence ATGCACCGGTTGCCTATTCTCTTGACTGGACTTTTGATGATGAGCGTAACAACACCGATCCAGGCACAAGGCCGAGCCACCTTTCAAAAAGTACCCTTCGGGAAAACCAGCACGGGGGAGGCGGTTGACCAATGCATTCTGACCAACAAGAACGGCATGGTGGTCAAAATACTAACCTATGGCGGCATCATTCAGGAACTGCATGTCCCCGATCGTGAGGGCAAGTTCGCCGATGTCTGTCTTGGTTTCAGCAATCTGGAAGGTTACCTGGCAGGTCATCCTTATTTTGGCTGCATCACTGGCCGGGTGGCCAATCGTATTGCCAAAGGCAAGTTCACGCTGAATGGTAAAGAGTATTCGCTTGAGGTGAACAATGGCCCCAATAGTCTGCACGGCGGCAAGGTCGGGTTTGATAAGAAAGTCTGGCAGTTCCTATCTCAGGTGGATGGCCCCGATTATCAGGGCATCAAACTCAAGTATGTCAGCAAGGACGGTGAGGAAAACTATCCAGGTACTTTAACCACCCTGGTGAGTTATTACCTGACAGATGACAATCAACTCAAAATCGAGTATGAAGCAACGACAGATCAAGCCACTCCACTGAATCTGACCAATCACAGCTATTTCAATCTGACAGGCGGCAAGGAAAACGTTCTGGGGCATAAGCTGAGACTTAACAGCAGCCAGTACACGCCAACCGATGAGACCATGATCCCGACAGGCAAGGTTGACGATGTAGCAGGGACACCGCTCGATTTCTTCAGCAAGGAACACACTATAGGTGAACGCATCGAACAACTCTATTCGACGCCTGCGAAAGGATATGATCACAACTACCTGGTACATTCTGCGAAGTATTCCGCGAAACAGGGGCAGGCTGTCATTGAGAAACAGGATGAGCAAATACAGTCAATGTCTAAACGACACCAGGCTGATTTGCGATTTTGCGCTAGTGTAGTTGAACCGCAATCGGGTCGAGTGATGCATGTTTTAACCACTGAACCCGGCGTTCAACTGTACACAGGCAATTTTCTCGATGGCAAACTGACGGGAAAAAATGGGGTGGTCTACCAGCAACACGCCGGTTTCTGTCTCGAAACACAACATTATCCTGATTCCATCAATAAACCGCAGTTTCCCACGACCGTTTTGAATCCAGGCGAAACATACCGCCAGACAACCATTTACGCTTTCAGCACCAGCAAGTAG
- the phoU gene encoding phosphate signaling complex protein PhoU: MSIHMNRDLEKLQKRILSLAGDVERYVEKSISALFNRDAELARELMDDDNAIDEEENQIEEDCLKILALHQPVAIDLRRVATILKINGDLERMADLAANIAERVYSLAMSSPIPIPATLRTMADLVSSMLRDSLDAFMNLDSSSAKRVCRLDDSIDLFNREIIVEIIRFMKQSTDNVEPGLNLFSVVRQLERIGDHATNIAEDVVYLVDGTIIRHHPEAIRD, translated from the coding sequence ATGTCGATCCACATGAATCGTGATCTGGAAAAGCTCCAGAAACGCATTCTCTCACTGGCAGGTGATGTCGAACGCTACGTGGAAAAGTCCATCTCAGCCTTGTTCAACCGAGACGCAGAACTGGCAAGGGAATTAATGGATGATGACAACGCCATCGATGAGGAAGAAAACCAGATCGAAGAAGACTGTCTGAAAATCCTCGCATTACACCAACCTGTAGCGATCGATTTGCGACGTGTTGCCACTATTTTGAAAATCAATGGTGACCTGGAACGAATGGCGGACCTGGCCGCGAACATTGCCGAGCGGGTTTACAGCCTGGCCATGTCCTCGCCAATCCCCATTCCTGCCACGCTGCGAACGATGGCCGATTTGGTCAGTTCCATGTTGCGAGACAGCCTTGATGCATTCATGAACCTCGATTCTTCATCCGCCAAGCGTGTGTGCAGGCTGGATGACTCGATTGATCTGTTCAACCGCGAGATCATTGTCGAGATCATCCGCTTCATGAAGCAATCAACTGACAATGTCGAACCAGGACTGAACCTCTTTTCCGTGGTCCGCCAATTGGAACGAATTGGCGATCACGCTACGAACATTGCAGAGGATGTTGTCTACCTGGTGGATGGAACTATCATCAGGCATCATCCCGAAGCAATCAGAGATTGA
- a CDS encoding response regulator, whose translation MAKDKLLLVEDERSLTDVLVYNLERDGYEVFVAHDGKDGLRKAQTILPDAVILDLMLPGMSGLDVCKELKSSNKTSSIPVLMLTSKSEESDQIVGFAVGADDYVTKPFSTKVLLQRIKALLRRKSLPESVDNDFLAFGKIKIDKRSHKVLHGHHTLALTPTEFRLLETLIRQPGRAFTRHDLMDSAIGDGAIVLERTIDVHVKSLRRKLGSAGDFIETVRGIGYRLKESPT comes from the coding sequence ATGGCCAAGGACAAACTGCTACTGGTGGAAGATGAACGATCATTGACGGATGTGCTGGTTTACAATCTGGAACGGGATGGCTACGAAGTATTCGTCGCTCACGATGGGAAAGATGGATTGCGGAAAGCTCAGACCATTCTGCCCGATGCCGTTATTCTTGACCTGATGCTGCCTGGAATGAGTGGCCTGGATGTCTGCAAGGAATTGAAATCATCGAATAAAACCTCTTCCATACCCGTATTGATGCTGACCTCCAAATCGGAAGAATCGGATCAGATCGTAGGCTTTGCCGTGGGGGCCGATGACTATGTCACCAAGCCCTTCAGTACCAAAGTACTGTTACAGCGCATCAAGGCGTTATTACGCCGAAAATCTCTGCCTGAATCGGTAGATAACGATTTTCTGGCCTTTGGAAAAATCAAAATTGACAAGCGCAGCCACAAGGTGTTGCATGGCCACCATACCCTGGCCCTGACTCCGACAGAATTCCGGCTGCTGGAGACATTGATCAGGCAACCTGGAAGGGCCTTCACCCGCCATGACCTGATGGATTCTGCCATTGGTGATGGGGCGATTGTTCTGGAAAGAACTATTGATGTGCATGTGAAATCATTAAGACGCAAATTGGGTTCTGCAGGTGATTTCATTGAAACCGTTCGAGGGATTGGGTACCGGCTCAAAGAATCTCCAACCTGA
- a CDS encoding DUF1559 domain-containing protein, with product MPAPNKSKQPKKLDKSNKGEAPKKKKGSSSSLLIILSVVGVVVLLGVGITIFMLMSGGEKPPLSGPTGKQTANNQPQSGSSEEGTGTAQPDVAELTTKASELADSLADVAKAEEAGKKLRELLESDVVNKIQGGKNALLNAIKDKALAGNAGARQFIKALSKDSSNATLAQAALRIYEDSLKQAGEKDDAAMSTSVGEEPTNYLPNRVDVVFHMNLNKFLDSEYNKGLFATGAFKKEDIDKRIGMPANMIEQVVLGGIKDYNQVVGVIRTTSPYNWDDVKKTIQLSESGNTIKGKTYYIGKIDFMTEFLGQRIPGLDALKDKAAFWRVDVKTLVYADEVTMKDLLENPPTVEKNLDPPTTAALPGASGGNGAPPDGPTSGGISVGGLGGAEGGTNVSGGTGAPSALGGGASQKPNEGASAGSVNLPDSSRVERYRTLDGKMRRLIKYTEDTKIESLCLFADKATSKFPILVEYMFYLNRLPSVRNKEIDTLAVALPAVTGSPSLRVGVACKGRSVVREITNDIEKLLTSIAKDDLHDIFGFDFKLKQVAGFTEDQQASIGGGIGGQTGGTFGRSTLGGKGGMAPGPGGGAGAPGATSSSGGGNAQGITGGGFGTGLASEGNSPPTNLGQQGRPGAQQVSTATDTEPSGSLSIERSEEYIIITATVKSSLSDFTQKHMKGWMQQIRGKQEITSGKFKYGDLAASLNYLKDDLKNNKRPVVFPFGAHPRTFDAERGPRPYPAHERVSFFRELLPYLGDDRYFSMRESIDPERSWRTPSNLEMARIVVPHFLNPSAGTSSIYVNMHGIDQPLAATHFVGMAGVGPDAAYLPKSDPRAGIFGYDRQTSPDDVKDGLSNTIFMIEADKALLGPWLAGGGSTVRGTSLAGNDVGKRGGFSSPSYSGKQGVWVMMADGSTRFLSKDVSPEVFKALSTMNGGDSAGAIDLIASKVTFEVGPRSDAGTPTATTKKKRLVEEEEAPVKK from the coding sequence ATGCCCGCACCGAATAAGTCCAAGCAACCCAAGAAGTTGGACAAATCCAATAAGGGCGAAGCTCCAAAGAAAAAGAAAGGTAGTTCCAGCAGTCTTCTGATCATCCTTTCAGTAGTTGGTGTTGTTGTCCTGCTCGGAGTGGGTATTACTATTTTCATGCTGATGTCGGGTGGTGAAAAACCACCGCTTTCTGGTCCAACAGGCAAACAGACTGCCAATAATCAGCCACAATCAGGCAGTTCAGAAGAAGGCACGGGCACTGCACAGCCTGATGTTGCTGAACTGACCACTAAGGCTTCTGAACTAGCTGATTCCCTGGCAGATGTTGCCAAGGCGGAAGAAGCTGGCAAGAAACTGCGTGAGCTTCTCGAGAGCGACGTGGTGAACAAGATTCAAGGTGGCAAGAATGCCCTGCTGAATGCCATTAAAGATAAAGCTCTGGCAGGAAACGCAGGGGCCAGACAGTTCATCAAAGCACTGTCGAAAGACAGCTCCAATGCAACGTTGGCACAGGCAGCACTCAGAATTTATGAAGACTCATTGAAGCAGGCAGGCGAGAAAGATGATGCAGCCATGTCGACTTCTGTCGGCGAAGAACCAACCAATTATCTGCCTAACCGGGTGGATGTTGTCTTTCATATGAACCTGAACAAATTCCTTGACAGTGAATACAACAAAGGTCTTTTTGCAACGGGTGCGTTCAAGAAAGAAGATATTGATAAACGGATTGGCATGCCTGCCAACATGATCGAACAGGTAGTTCTGGGTGGCATCAAGGATTACAACCAGGTGGTGGGAGTTATCCGAACTACTTCCCCATACAACTGGGATGATGTTAAGAAAACCATCCAACTTAGTGAATCAGGGAATACCATCAAAGGTAAAACCTATTACATCGGCAAAATTGATTTCATGACCGAATTTCTAGGTCAACGCATTCCCGGATTGGATGCACTGAAAGACAAGGCGGCATTCTGGCGAGTAGATGTCAAAACACTCGTATATGCAGATGAAGTGACCATGAAGGATCTGCTCGAGAATCCACCTACAGTTGAAAAAAATCTGGATCCACCAACAACGGCAGCTTTGCCTGGTGCTTCCGGTGGTAATGGTGCACCACCCGATGGGCCAACGAGTGGTGGTATTTCAGTCGGGGGGCTTGGTGGTGCTGAAGGCGGGACAAACGTTTCGGGTGGCACTGGTGCGCCTTCTGCATTGGGGGGAGGGGCATCCCAAAAACCTAATGAAGGTGCAAGTGCAGGATCAGTCAATCTTCCGGATTCATCTCGTGTTGAGAGATATCGTACACTTGATGGAAAGATGCGTCGTCTTATCAAATATACCGAGGATACAAAGATTGAATCGTTATGCCTTTTTGCAGACAAGGCAACATCCAAATTTCCTATTCTCGTTGAATACATGTTTTATCTGAATCGCCTTCCCTCTGTGCGAAATAAAGAGATTGACACGTTGGCTGTCGCGTTACCAGCTGTCACAGGCTCACCTTCATTACGAGTAGGAGTTGCGTGCAAAGGCAGAAGTGTTGTTCGTGAAATCACGAATGATATTGAAAAGCTCTTGACATCAATTGCCAAGGATGATCTGCATGATATTTTTGGCTTTGACTTCAAATTGAAGCAGGTTGCTGGATTTACAGAAGATCAGCAGGCTTCGATAGGTGGTGGTATTGGCGGTCAAACTGGCGGAACATTTGGCAGAAGTACCTTAGGTGGAAAAGGCGGCATGGCTCCTGGACCTGGCGGTGGTGCGGGTGCACCTGGTGCGACATCGAGTTCAGGTGGTGGAAACGCTCAAGGTATCACTGGTGGTGGATTTGGAACTGGATTAGCTTCAGAAGGAAATAGTCCTCCAACAAATCTCGGTCAACAAGGCAGACCTGGTGCGCAACAGGTTTCTACCGCAACTGATACTGAACCATCAGGCAGCCTCTCTATCGAACGTTCTGAAGAATACATCATCATTACTGCAACGGTGAAAAGCTCATTATCTGACTTTACCCAAAAACATATGAAGGGTTGGATGCAGCAGATTCGAGGCAAGCAGGAAATTACCAGTGGTAAATTCAAGTATGGTGACCTGGCAGCGAGTCTTAACTACCTCAAAGATGATTTGAAAAACAATAAACGCCCAGTTGTATTCCCCTTTGGCGCTCATCCACGTACTTTCGATGCAGAACGAGGCCCACGTCCTTACCCTGCTCACGAACGGGTCAGCTTCTTCAGGGAACTGTTGCCTTACCTCGGAGATGATAGGTATTTCAGCATGCGGGAGAGCATCGATCCAGAACGCTCCTGGCGTACTCCTTCGAATTTGGAAATGGCACGCATTGTTGTGCCGCACTTCCTGAATCCTTCTGCAGGCACTTCTTCCATATACGTTAATATGCATGGAATCGATCAGCCACTGGCTGCAACGCATTTTGTCGGCATGGCTGGTGTCGGGCCAGATGCAGCATATCTTCCCAAGAGTGATCCTCGCGCCGGTATCTTCGGCTACGATCGCCAGACTTCTCCGGATGATGTTAAAGATGGCTTGTCCAATACCATCTTCATGATTGAAGCTGACAAAGCGCTGTTAGGTCCCTGGCTGGCGGGTGGTGGTTCCACCGTACGTGGCACGAGCCTGGCTGGCAATGATGTAGGCAAGCGTGGAGGCTTCTCATCCCCCAGCTACTCCGGCAAGCAGGGGGTATGGGTAATGATGGCTGATGGATCGACACGTTTCCTTTCCAAGGATGTTTCGCCTGAAGTCTTCAAGGCATTGTCAACCATGAATGGCGGAGATAGTGCTGGTGCCATTGATCTGATCGCAAGCAAGGTGACATTCGAAGTAGGTCCGCGAAGCGATGCTGGTACTCCAACTGCTACCACCAAGAAGAAACGTCTGGTGGAAGAAGAGGAAGCACCTGTCAAGAAGTAA